One genomic window of bacterium includes the following:
- a CDS encoding sialate O-acetylesterase, translated as MKIETGLFSHMVVQRNKKNVSEAGFSGACDAQGPVTATVRQGGKTIKGCAGIKVGTASRGKMSGCLKGIPVGGPYDIELKAGSESLGIKDILVGDVWLRGGQSNMQGCGLFPKPRLAVAPQVRAFFMNDRWDIAKDPLHNMWECVDQVHVDLNGGAHPGKPDADWGVCPGPAFGNEMLRLNGVPQGLIAAAHGGTTMTQWDPKRKNEGGKSLYGAMIRRLKKNGGRVAGLLWYQGCSDASLEAAKLYTARMKEFASSLRRDCGDKTLPIVIVQIARVVGWGAENAVHWNSIQDQERRLPLVIKNLETVPAIDLPLDDGIHISGAGHYVLAVRMAQAMQVLRLGRKAGLPPITLKKVSVETVRGLGVVVAEFENVVGKLRTGDRPSGFTIVTPSGASSPFDIQLDGPRVRIRTGMSATDLMGAAVHYGFGTDPYCNITDEGGRSLPVLGPIAMGVPRSITPFIKQLKVSAFQPSAGRLDELECPASLDGLHMTPRKFAENFCNLHPEIAQHGNTDELVYFAFRFSCKEPMPLSLVLGYDGPVKAWLDGKLLFQDPNGINPATVDKGTAKFESTAGEHEVIVALGTNSGAAWGIFLRLERFGVSKKLLISGPGNYVMPEILP; from the coding sequence ATGAAAATCGAAACAGGGCTTTTTAGCCATATGGTTGTGCAGCGGAATAAAAAGAATGTCAGTGAAGCCGGTTTTTCAGGGGCATGTGACGCCCAGGGACCCGTAACGGCCACTGTTCGGCAAGGGGGGAAAACGATAAAGGGATGTGCTGGCATAAAAGTCGGCACTGCCTCCCGCGGCAAGATGAGTGGTTGCCTGAAGGGAATACCCGTGGGCGGTCCTTACGACATCGAACTCAAGGCCGGCTCCGAGTCCCTGGGCATCAAAGATATTCTGGTGGGCGATGTGTGGCTGCGGGGCGGACAATCCAATATGCAGGGCTGTGGGCTCTTCCCGAAACCGCGCCTGGCTGTCGCCCCGCAAGTACGCGCCTTCTTTATGAACGATCGCTGGGATATTGCGAAGGATCCCTTACATAACATGTGGGAGTGCGTGGATCAGGTGCATGTGGATCTTAATGGCGGGGCGCACCCGGGAAAACCTGACGCCGATTGGGGCGTCTGTCCCGGCCCGGCGTTCGGGAATGAAATGCTCCGCCTGAATGGCGTTCCTCAAGGTCTGATCGCCGCTGCCCATGGTGGCACAACGATGACACAGTGGGATCCCAAACGCAAAAACGAGGGAGGCAAGAGCCTCTATGGCGCCATGATCCGCCGGCTCAAGAAAAACGGCGGCCGCGTGGCGGGCTTGCTCTGGTATCAGGGCTGCAGCGACGCCAGTCTCGAGGCTGCCAAACTCTACACAGCGCGCATGAAAGAATTTGCCAGTTCCTTACGGCGCGATTGCGGGGACAAGACACTTCCCATTGTGATTGTACAAATCGCACGCGTGGTGGGCTGGGGTGCGGAGAATGCTGTGCACTGGAATTCAATCCAGGATCAGGAGCGTCGCCTGCCGCTGGTTATCAAAAATCTGGAGACCGTACCGGCGATCGATTTGCCGCTGGATGACGGCATTCATATCAGCGGCGCAGGCCATTATGTGCTGGCCGTTCGCATGGCGCAGGCTATGCAGGTTTTGCGCCTGGGACGTAAAGCGGGCCTCCCCCCCATCACCTTGAAAAAAGTTAGTGTCGAAACGGTCCGCGGCCTGGGCGTGGTCGTGGCGGAGTTCGAGAATGTAGTGGGCAAGCTACGCACAGGTGACCGACCCAGCGGTTTCACCATCGTTACCCCCAGTGGAGCCAGTAGTCCTTTCGATATCCAGTTGGACGGCCCGCGAGTGCGGATCCGCACGGGAATGTCTGCCACCGACCTGATGGGAGCAGCTGTTCACTACGGTTTCGGCACTGACCCCTACTGCAACATCACGGATGAAGGCGGGCGATCATTACCTGTGTTGGGCCCCATTGCCATGGGCGTTCCCCGCTCCATCACACCGTTTATCAAACAGTTAAAAGTCAGCGCTTTTCAACCCTCTGCAGGCAGACTTGATGAGTTGGAATGTCCCGCCAGTCTTGACGGCTTGCATATGACGCCGCGTAAGTTTGCTGAAAACTTCTGCAATCTGCACCCGGAAATCGCCCAGCACGGAAACACGGATGAGCTGGTTTATTTCGCCTTCCGTTTCTCCTGCAAAGAGCCCATGCCGTTATCTCTGGTTCTTGGCTATGATGGCCCCGTCAAAGCCTGGCTGGATGGCAAATTACTGTTTCAAGACCCGAACGGCATTAATCCCGCCACGGTCGATAAAGGAACGGCAAAGTTTGAAAGCACCGCAGGCGAACATGAGGTCATCGTCGCACTAGGCACCAACAGTGGCGCAGCCTGGGGGATCTTCCTCAGACTCGAACGCTTTGGCGTATCCAAAAAGCTTCTCATCAGCGGACCCGGAAATTATGTCATGCCTGAAATCCTCCCATGA
- a CDS encoding SGNH/GDSL hydrolase family protein, with product MKLQKGSKLVMIGDSITDAGRTRPVAEGLFDPLGRGYSCLVNALLGSSYPELGIRVVNMGCSGNTVRDLKARWQTDVVDLKPDWVSIMIGINDVWRQYDCPLQTEWHVPIKEYEATLRELVKSTLPKVKGLILVTPYYIEANRRDPMRATMDKYGAVVKKIARENKTVLVDTQAAIDKILNTQYSGTLAWDRVHPNQVGHMVMAKAFVDALGFKW from the coding sequence ATGAAATTACAAAAGGGTTCGAAACTGGTGATGATCGGGGATTCCATTACTGACGCCGGGCGCACTCGCCCCGTTGCCGAGGGATTGTTCGATCCGCTTGGACGCGGCTATTCCTGCCTCGTCAATGCGCTCCTCGGTTCATCCTATCCTGAGTTGGGAATCCGTGTAGTCAACATGGGATGCAGCGGCAATACCGTCCGTGATCTCAAGGCCCGCTGGCAGACCGACGTCGTTGATCTCAAGCCCGACTGGGTTTCCATCATGATCGGTATTAACGACGTCTGGCGCCAATATGATTGCCCGCTTCAAACGGAATGGCACGTTCCGATCAAGGAATACGAAGCGACGCTGCGGGAACTGGTTAAGTCCACTCTGCCCAAGGTCAAAGGCCTGATCCTGGTGACCCCGTACTATATTGAAGCCAACAGGCGGGATCCCATGCGGGCCACCATGGATAAATATGGTGCCGTCGTCAAAAAAATCGCCAGGGAAAATAAGACTGTCCTAGTCGACACCCAGGCCGCCATCGACAAGATCCTGAACACCCAATACTCCGGCACGCTCGCCTGGGATCGCGTCCATCCCAATCAGGTTGGACACATGGTCATGGCCAAAGCATTTGTCGATGCGCTCGGCTTCAAATGGTAG
- a CDS encoding FAD-binding oxidoreductase: MKSGLIQSFGENHVDYLHDESRFSGRAETIAFPANENEVRHVVAAVCAAGGTLTVQGARTGIAGGAVPRGGTVLNLSRLNIVGYCTPCKGFLKAQAGVLLTDVRAVADENNLFFPPDPTETSASIGGMIATNASGALSFFYGSTRKWIEALRIVLADGSMLALQRGDAIVSGREFRVATEDGREICGILPGYTMPPVKSAAGYYAADNMDLIDLFMGMEGTLGIITEAKLRLIPRPAVVCGLTVFLPSTAAALTFVRLVRGESVGLQTGLLARPVAIEFFNHDTLELLRQMKREGKGGGSIPPLRSHYHTAVYLEFHGEVEEALESAAMAAIETASALGGSGEDSWFASTPRDLEPQKAFRHAIPEAVNLLIGERQRIDPAITKLGTDMSVPDAALEQVMDMYQEGLKAARLESVIFGHIGNNHVHVNILPRSMEEYERGKALYQVWARRVVEMGGSVSAEHGIGRLKTSLLELMVGKHGVAQMRALKQLFDPGMKLNPGVLFD, from the coding sequence ATGAAATCGGGCCTTATTCAAAGCTTTGGTGAAAACCACGTTGATTATTTGCATGATGAATCCCGCTTCAGTGGGAGAGCGGAGACGATTGCGTTTCCCGCCAATGAAAACGAGGTCCGGCATGTGGTGGCGGCCGTTTGTGCCGCGGGCGGCACCCTTACTGTTCAAGGTGCACGTACCGGTATTGCGGGAGGGGCTGTGCCGAGAGGAGGCACTGTACTCAATCTCAGCCGCTTGAATATTGTCGGGTATTGTACTCCCTGTAAGGGATTCCTGAAGGCGCAGGCTGGAGTGCTTCTGACAGACGTGCGGGCAGTAGCCGATGAAAATAATTTATTTTTTCCGCCGGACCCAACGGAAACTTCCGCCTCGATTGGCGGGATGATTGCCACCAATGCCTCAGGCGCCTTGTCGTTTTTTTATGGATCCACCCGGAAATGGATTGAGGCACTACGGATTGTCCTTGCTGATGGATCCATGTTGGCGCTCCAGCGGGGTGACGCGATCGTGTCGGGGCGAGAATTTCGTGTTGCCACTGAGGATGGTCGGGAAATCTGCGGGATATTGCCCGGTTACACCATGCCACCCGTCAAGAGTGCCGCTGGGTATTATGCGGCTGATAACATGGATTTGATCGACCTTTTTATGGGCATGGAGGGGACGCTGGGCATCATTACCGAGGCGAAGCTCCGCCTGATTCCACGGCCAGCAGTGGTTTGCGGGCTCACTGTTTTTCTGCCTTCCACGGCAGCGGCGTTAACGTTTGTAAGGCTGGTACGCGGTGAAAGCGTGGGCCTTCAGACCGGCTTACTGGCCCGGCCGGTGGCGATCGAATTTTTCAATCATGACACCTTGGAGCTGTTGCGTCAGATGAAGCGGGAGGGGAAAGGGGGGGGCTCCATACCGCCACTTCGGTCGCATTACCATACTGCCGTCTATCTTGAGTTCCATGGAGAAGTTGAGGAGGCGTTGGAAAGTGCCGCCATGGCGGCGATTGAGACCGCCTCGGCGTTGGGGGGGAGCGGTGAAGACTCCTGGTTCGCATCGACCCCACGCGATCTGGAGCCACAAAAGGCCTTCCGGCATGCCATTCCCGAAGCGGTGAATCTGCTCATCGGCGAAAGGCAGCGGATAGACCCTGCTATCACTAAATTGGGAACGGATATGTCCGTCCCTGATGCCGCATTAGAACAGGTCATGGACATGTATCAAGAGGGATTAAAAGCCGCCAGATTGGAGTCGGTTATTTTTGGGCACATTGGGAATAACCATGTGCACGTCAATATCCTCCCGCGCAGCATGGAGGAATATGAACGTGGCAAAGCCCTCTATCAGGTTTGGGCCCGGCGTGTTGTGGAAATGGGTGGGTCAGTCTCTGCAGAGCATGGGATAGGTCGACTGAAAACCTCGTTATTGGAACTGATGGTGGGTAAACACGGGGTTGCGCAGATGCGTGCCCTTAAGCAACTTTTTGATCCCGGGATGAAATTGAACCCCGGGGTGCTGTTTGACTGA
- a CDS encoding alcohol dehydrogenase catalytic domain-containing protein: MKAMRLTGIRAMAMQTVPTPAVTQDNEILIQMTRVGVCGSDVHYYTEGKIGSQVVQYPFTVGHEGAGIIKQVGAAVSKFRPGDHVAIEPAMPCWGCDQCLAGRPHTCRKLKFLGCPEQAEGCLSEYVVMPETSCVALSPSISDDEGALSEPLAIGVYAVKTSIPMRGAKVGILGSGPIGLSILFAARAQGAGCIYVTDKIKARLAMARRAGADWGGNPEACDVVKEICQREPAQLDVVFECCGKQEALDQGIELLKPGGKLMVVGIPPTLDRVSFKIDLLRRKELCIQNVRRQNHCVQPALDMIARREFDVNVMVTHRFPFSQTQAAFDLVAGYENGVVKAMIDF; encoded by the coding sequence ATGAAAGCAATGAGACTGACTGGAATTCGTGCCATGGCAATGCAGACGGTTCCCACACCTGCTGTCACGCAAGACAATGAGATCCTGATTCAGATGACGCGGGTTGGGGTTTGTGGCTCTGATGTGCATTACTACACAGAAGGCAAGATTGGGTCCCAGGTGGTGCAGTATCCCTTTACGGTTGGCCATGAGGGGGCGGGAATTATCAAACAGGTCGGGGCCGCGGTTTCAAAATTCAGGCCGGGTGACCATGTCGCCATCGAGCCAGCCATGCCCTGCTGGGGGTGTGACCAATGTCTGGCGGGGCGGCCGCATACTTGTCGTAAACTTAAGTTTCTGGGCTGTCCGGAGCAAGCGGAAGGCTGTCTCTCTGAATACGTGGTCATGCCGGAGACCAGTTGCGTTGCCTTGTCCCCTTCGATCAGTGACGATGAGGGCGCGCTTTCCGAGCCACTCGCGATTGGGGTCTATGCCGTGAAAACTTCGATTCCCATGCGGGGAGCGAAGGTGGGAATCCTTGGGTCCGGCCCCATCGGGTTGAGTATCCTGTTTGCCGCCCGTGCACAGGGTGCGGGTTGCATTTATGTCACCGACAAAATTAAGGCGCGCCTGGCAATGGCGCGTCGCGCCGGTGCCGATTGGGGCGGCAATCCCGAAGCCTGTGATGTAGTTAAGGAGATTTGTCAACGGGAGCCAGCGCAGCTCGATGTGGTCTTTGAATGCTGCGGCAAGCAGGAAGCATTGGATCAGGGAATAGAGCTTCTGAAACCGGGTGGCAAATTAATGGTGGTTGGAATCCCGCCGACCCTTGACCGTGTCTCCTTTAAGATCGATCTCCTACGGCGTAAAGAACTCTGCATTCAGAACGTGCGGCGGCAGAATCACTGTGTTCAGCCTGCTCTCGATATGATTGCCCGCCGTGAATTCGATGTAAATGTCATGGTCACCCACCGGTTCCCCTTCAGCCAAACCCAGGCGGCTTTTGATCTGGTGGCTGGCTATGAAAATGGCGTGGTCAAGGCGATGATTGATTTTTGA
- a CDS encoding AraC family transcriptional regulator, with product MINEYHSSGIRMTTCIAASLRQWNNPNLSAPYWRLYWNRNVGAQVRLSDRITPLDPGHLVLISPNTPFASHHSKVMEHLYMHFVTPPPYTGLPPSVFCIPIDNATQKRAGELYNYSEEGTPLCNRGVMLAFSLIHQALAQVPDELLKHENCNTCILDAMRLMEQSHQTPPSNDTLARIARMNTNAFIRLFKRQTGVSPQAYSTSKRVEQACLLLHHSSLGIKEIAERTGFCDRYHFTRVFTRIRGVPPAEFRQQTYATIKNQSSP from the coding sequence ATGATAAATGAATATCACAGTTCCGGCATCCGAATGACAACCTGTATCGCAGCATCGCTCAGACAATGGAATAATCCCAATCTTTCAGCGCCGTATTGGAGGCTCTACTGGAACCGAAATGTAGGGGCGCAAGTGCGCCTCTCCGACCGGATCACGCCCCTGGATCCCGGCCATCTTGTCTTAATCTCGCCGAATACCCCTTTTGCATCGCACCATTCCAAGGTGATGGAGCATCTCTATATGCATTTCGTCACCCCGCCGCCCTATACCGGATTACCGCCATCCGTATTCTGCATTCCCATCGACAATGCCACACAAAAGCGGGCAGGTGAGCTTTACAATTACAGCGAGGAAGGCACCCCCCTATGTAATCGGGGCGTCATGCTGGCATTCTCCCTCATCCATCAGGCGCTTGCCCAGGTCCCGGATGAACTCTTAAAGCATGAGAACTGCAACACATGTATCCTGGACGCCATGCGGCTCATGGAACAATCCCATCAAACTCCCCCATCCAACGACACCTTAGCCCGGATCGCTCGCATGAATACCAATGCCTTTATTCGCTTATTCAAGCGGCAAACAGGGGTAAGCCCACAGGCCTATAGCACGTCCAAACGGGTTGAGCAGGCCTGCCTTCTCCTGCATCACTCCTCGCTTGGGATCAAAGAAATAGCCGAACGAACGGGCTTTTGCGACCGGTACCACTTCACCCGAGTCTTCACCCGTATCCGGGGCGTCCCCCCGGCTGAATTCCGCCAGCAGACTTATGCCACCATCAAAAATCAATCATCGCCTTGA